GCAGCAGAAACTTGCAGTGCCGCGCGTACTAGTTAAGGAATGGATCACGAGGCGGGAGGCGGCGTTGCAAGGACAGCGGGCGTGTGGCGAGCCGGTCGGGCCCAGGATGAGCGTTGCCGAAATGGTGCGGTGCTACGAGGGTCGCGAGCGACCAGAGGAGCCGTGGGGACGCTCAAAGAAATCTGAATGAGCCGCACTGAGTAACTGCTCTCTTGCATCCAAGCGTGTTGACCAACTCACCCTGCAGGATTTCATCGAGCCAATTGAACCACGCCGCAAGGCCGGTGCCGGTCCATCCACAGCAAGCAGCAATCTGATCTGGTTGCGCCAGATGTTCAAAAGCTCGCAAGCTGTTTTAGACTCGCCGCGCTTGGCAAACATCAGCCGTCCTCTCCCGGGTTTGGCAATGGCAGCGTAACGCCGTGCTAGCCGCACCAGCACGTTAATATCTGATTCTTCTGTCTGATCAGTGTGCGGTAACGTCACGCCAGATAGTGAGTGAGAAATCGCTGACTCCATCCCATGTTCGGCGGCCATGATGGACAGCATGGTTCCTAGTGTGGTGCCCGCCGGCCAGGAGCGTGTTTTTGGAGTTTGAAGATCGCTGTTGCCTTGGGGAGTGCCTTCCCAGGGAGCAGCATGGGCACGCAGCGTCATCGTGCCAGGCCAACCGGACAACGCGATCTCCACTGCACACGAAAACGCCCATCTGGCGCAATTGACCGTCATAGCTCAATGACAATTGCAGTTCTGCGCCCATTGGCGGCAACCTGAGTGGGGCGTTGGCTAGAGGGTCGGCGAGCACAATCTCCAATGTATCCGCATGACTGCCGGATGCATCCGCAAGCCGCACGCCTACCATGCGTTCAGCAATGAGGGCGGTGATGTCTGTGTCGTTGGCCATGATGTGAATGGCCGCATCGGTACGCCCGTAATACTTCCATGCAAGCCAGTCAATGGTGTCGCCGTGGCGTGTGAGATAGCGTTGTGGGCTCATGAGCTGACCTGCATCCCTTGGTCATCGCTGACGTGTTGCAGCGACAGCATAAATTCGATGCGGTGTGGTCTGCCGTCCGGATGATGGTCGCTGTGCCGCTCCTGGATCCGTTCGATGACATACCAACCGTGGATGACACCGTGGCTATCAATGAACTGCAAGGGGTTGCCTTGGCTGGTGATGGTGCGCAGCTCGTCCGATGAAGCGCCGCTGCCTTGCCAATCCGGATAGGCGATCCCAGGCAACTCGATACTCTCCTCTCCTGGTCCGGTGTATTGGTGCGCATCGCGCTGCCCATAGCGCTCAATGGCGGCTAGCGGTATTCATTCACGCGGGCGAGTTCCTGATACACCACGGTGGCCACAGAGAATGTGTAACCACCCAGCAGCAGTAGTACAGGTCGATTGCTGCTGCTGGAGTGGAGCGTCTGTTGAATCCCTGCGGCCAGATCGCTCCAGAGGTTGGCGTTGATCATTCGTGGCCTCCGGCAGCGTCGTACAGGGCACTGCGGTGATGAGCACGTCTCCACCGCAGCTGCGCACCACATCGCGCACGCTCTTGCCGCTGCCTTTACAGCGCTGAATCTCGATGGCGGCAGCGATGCGCGCACGCTTGATATGCACCGGCCAATCGCTACGCCAGGTGTCCACCAACAAGGACCACGCCAAGGGTTCCGGGCAGGTCTGCGGGTCCCATCATTGCCTGAACGGAATCGGGATATCGGCCATCCGCGCCATCACCTGTTCCAGGGTGCGCATCAGGGGCGTGGCGGTGGGGGGCAGCAGACTCTCCACAGGCTTATTCATCCACGCCTCCATGCACCAAGGTGATGTCCGTGCAGCGGGCCGCCTGAGTGCGCCCGATGATCAATCCCTGCTGTGGCGTATTGAGTTCTACGCGCTGAATTCCTTCTACGTGCAATCCGGCATACAGGCCGCTGAGGGCAATGTCCCGGCCTAAACGGAAGGCTTCTGTGGTGTAGGCGGTGACGCGCCGCTGCGCTTCGGACAAGACAACCGCCGCATCTGGTCCGGCATAGGTGTGCAGCCGGGCGTGAACCTGGTAGTCGGTGATCTGTGCCGGTTGCACGGTGACATGATCGGTCATGGGGCGCACTGATTCGTGATTGACCGAGGCCATGACGGCGTCAAGCACCTCTTGCGATGGCTGCCCGTTGGCGCGGCGCGACAGCACCGTCACCACCACCTCTCCAGGGGCGGGGCTGGTGGCGCTCACGTCCAGGACGTCGGCATGGGCACTGATGGCATGGTAGATGTAAGCGCCTTCTGGACCGGCCACGCTGTAGCCTTCCGGGGCCAGGACGATGCGCCGCCGGAACTGGGCATCACGCTCCATCACGGCGGCGATGCCCCTGGAGGGATCGCCGGGATCAAGCACCAGGCGTTTGACGCGAAATAAGGCGGCCAGGTGATCCAGATCGGCATCGGTCGCTAAGGCCACCATGACGGCTTTGGCATCATCATTGCTTTGATAGCGGCGTACCGATTCACGGTAGGCGGCCACTTCCAGCAGGGTGTACAGGGGATCGGAGGGCAGCAAGCCTTGCAGCGCCGGGGCGCGGGCATACAGATCGGCGAGCATCTCTTGCAGGATCACATCGGCGGCCACCTGCCGGATGACATCGGGCATCGGCAGCCGTGAGATATCAATGGCAGTCAAGTTGCTATCCATCAGCGTACCTGGATGCCGTCTAAGGCGATGGTGCGGCCTGCGGGCAGGTAGCGGGCGCTCAGATCAAGGACCACCGCGCCGGAAGCAGTGACCCGTGCGGTGACGCGCTGTAGAGTGAGCCGTGGTTCGTGGGCGGCTAGAGCGTGCGCGGTGGCGGCGTACAGGTGCATCTGTAGGGCACGGGTGATCGGGGCGTCCAGCAGTTCCGGTAACCGGCTGCCGTCATCGCGCCGCATGACGCGGCTGCCCAGCGGCGTGCTCAAAATGTCCTGCACCGATTGGCGCAGGTGCTCGATCCCATCAAGGGGTTTGCCTGTATGACTGTTCATGCCGCGCATCGCACCGCAGCATGCACGCTCACCCTGTACCACGTCCTGTGACGGGTTTTTCTGCGCCTTGTTTTTATCGCTTACCGATATACAATAAAAAATGATTAAAACCTTTGCCGACCAGGACACGGAATCTTTGTTCAACGGGTCACGGGTACGTCGCTTTATTCACATAGAAGCGGTCGCACGCCGGAAGCTGATTCAATTGCATGCAGCAGCGACCTTGAGCTTTCTCAATGCGCCGCCTGGTAATCGGCTTGAAACCTTAAAAGGGGACCGCCAAGGGCAGCACAGCATCCGTATCAACAATCAATTCCGCCTCTGTTTCATTTGGGAAAACGGCGATGCCTATCAGGTTGAAATTGTCGATTATCACTAGGAGATGAGCATGTCCAAGACACTTCCCCCCATTCACCCAGGAGAAATTCTCCGGGAAGAATTTATGGCCCCTCTAGGCTTATCCAGCAATGCGCTGGCCAAGGCGATTGGCGTGACGGCGGCACGGATCAACGAGATTGTGCGCGAACGACGTGGGATCACGGCGGATACTGCACTGCGTCTGGCACGTTACTTTGGCACCGATCCGCAAAGCTGGCTGAATCTGGAACAGCACTATGCACTCGAATGCGCCAAACGCGACCTTGGAGAGGCCCTGTCACGTATTCACCCTCGCGTCGCTTGAGTGCACTTATCACTGCGCCGGAGTGGTGGGTGCCTGGGGTCCTTGGGTGGTATGGCGGTTGCTTTGTAATCCAATGCCTGCGGAGGTGATGTCGCCCCGGGCGTGGATGGTGCCAGCCACGGACAGATCGCCGGTCATCTGCACCTTGGGGGTGTCCAAGGTGACGCTGTTGCTGGCCTTGAGGGTGGCGGTGGCGCAGCTGAGGTTGACCGTTCCGCAGGAGGCCGAAGTATCCACGGTAAGCGTGTGCGCGTGCCGGTCATAGGTGAGGTTGGTGCCGTCGCCAAACACCACACCCGCCCACACCCGCCTGATGGGCGGTGCCGCCGAGGACGGCGAAACGGTCTTGGTAGAGGTTACCGGGTAACACGATGCCCAGTGCCGAATCGCCATTGGGGCACAGGGCCACGACTTGTTCGCCGAGTTGCGGCAGCCACCAGGAGCGATCCACGCCCGCAAGTGCGGCCATCACGGGCAGCCAACCGGTGAGTAGTTCACACGCACGCAGGCGGTGGCCGCATCCAGCGCGGCGACCGTTCCTGTCAGGATCAGGTGGGATAACTGGTGGCTGTGTTCATGAAGTGTCTTTCTCATGGTGCCATGGCGGTATAGCGGTCCTGGAAGGGATGGCCGGTATGCGGTGCAAAGGATATCCATAGGTCCTTTGGCAGCGATCCAGCGTTGTTCCAGGCGCTGTTGCCGAGAAATACCGGCTGCTGCCATTCCACGGTCCAGACGACACATTGATCCAGTGCGGCACTGAATACGTCTGGATAGATGGCCATCACGCGGCAAGGATCGGTAGGCACGCCACGCCAGCGGCGCTGATAGCGCCAGGTCCCCAGGGCCGCGGCGGCCAGGCGCGCTTGCAGGATCGCGATGTCCCGGCACGAACCGTGCTTGAAACCGCAGCAGCACCGGGAATTGCCCGGTGCCTGCATCGTTTTCTGGGGCAGGTTCGATGTCGGTCAGTTCCAGTAAACAGGCGGGCAACGGCAGACGGTGATCTTCATCGCCCAGATAAAACGCGACGGTGGCTAGGTCGGGAAATTGTGCGGCAATCTGATCGCGGCTGGCTGTATGCAGCGCCTCCAAGCTTATATCGGTGTCTGTGTGCGCCATTTCAATTCGTGCTCAAACAAGGCAAAGAAGCGTGCTGCAAACGTGGGGGTATCCATCAGGTTTTTTTGGATATAGGTGATGGATGGGGCGTACATGTCCGCCTTCTGGACGGCCACCGGGTAACGGGCGGTGCCCACACGCTTGAACACCTGCCGTTTGCCGCGGACGGTGGCTATGAAGGCACCTTTGATGTGGCGTCCTCCAGCACCGCGTACGCCGCTGGCGGTGGCTTTGGGTTGCAACCATATGAACGGGATCGGGTCCAGGCCGTACCAGAGTTTCATCTGGTCGCGCAGGCGATAGGTACGCAGCCGCCTGCGCAGGATCTTATGTTGAACTTTCAGGGAGTCACTCAAGCCGCGAATGGAGCGGGTACGCAGCCAGGACGCCATTTTGACTTTTGTCGAGCGCAGTGCCTGCTCCATCTGAACTTCGGTGGCATTGAGTGCATGCGCGATCCCGGTAAGGAGGTGTGTCGATCTGGAGAGTAATCACCTGGAACGTGCTCTGTCATTCAAGTCGGATGAGATTCGATCCGGATCGGCAATGCCTTAGCTTCCACGGCCCAGCGGTTGCATTCGGCGACGGCGGCCATCAGTGCCGCATCGGCATCACGTACCGCTTCCAGATGGGTATGAAGTGCAGCCACATTCAGTTTGGAAATGGTCGTGGATCGTGTCGTATTCACGCAGCGTTCGCAGAAGCGACTGAGCTGCTTCAGTACA
This region of Xylella taiwanensis genomic DNA includes:
- a CDS encoding contractile injection system protein, VgrG/Pvc8 family, translated to MTVNCARWAFSCAVEIALSGWPGTMTLRAHAAPWEGTPQGNSDLQTPKTRSWPAGTTLGTMLSIMAAEHGMESAISHSLSGVTLPHTDQTEESDINVLVRLARRYAAIAKPGRGRLMFAKRGESKTACELLNIWRNQIRLLLAVDGPAPALRRGSIGSMKSCRVSWSTRLDAREQLLSAAHSDFFERPHGSSGRSRPS
- a CDS encoding phage tail protein; translated protein: MPLAAIERYGQRDAHQYTGPGEESIELPGIAYPDWQGSGASSDELRTITSQGNPLQFIDSHGVIHGWYVIERIQERHSDHHPDGRPHRIEFMLSLQHVSDDQGMQVSS
- a CDS encoding baseplate assembly protein, coding for MDSNLTAIDISRLPMPDVIRQVAADVILQEMLADLYARAPALQGLLPSDPLYTLLEVAAYRESVRRYQSNDDAKAVMVALATDADLDHLAALFRVKRLVLDPGDPSRGIAAVMERDAQFRRRIVLAPEGYSVAGPEGAYIYHAISAHADVLDVSATSPAPGEVVVTVLSRRANGQPSQEVLDAVMASVNHESVRPMTDHVTVQPAQITDYQVHARLHTYAGPDAAVVLSEAQRRVTAYTTEAFRLGRDIALSGLYAGLHVEGIQRVELNTPQQGLIIGRTQAARCTDITLVHGGVDE
- a CDS encoding GPW/gp25 family protein; translated protein: MNSHTGKPLDGIEHLRQSVQDILSTPLGSRVMRRDDGSRLPELLDAPITRALQMHLYAATAHALAAHEPRLTLQRVTARVTASGAVVLDLSARYLPAGRTIALDGIQVR
- a CDS encoding type II toxin-antitoxin system RelE/ParE family toxin, which translates into the protein MIKTFADQDTESLFNGSRVRRFIHIEAVARRKLIQLHAAATLSFLNAPPGNRLETLKGDRQGQHSIRINNQFRLCFIWENGDAYQVEIVDYH
- a CDS encoding HigA family addiction module antitoxin — encoded protein: MSMSKTLPPIHPGEILREEFMAPLGLSSNALAKAIGVTAARINEIVRERRGITADTALRLARYFGTDPQSWLNLEQHYALECAKRDLGEALSRIHPRVA
- a CDS encoding phage baseplate assembly protein V, with protein sequence MAALAGVDRSWWLPQLGEQVVALCPNGDSALGIVLPGNLYQDRFAVLGGTAHQAGVGGCGVWRRHQPHL